The Acidobacteriota bacterium nucleotide sequence CGGGGGGGCGGCGGGAACGGGCCGGGCCGCCGGGGGCGGGAAGGGGCGGGTGTGGAGCATGGGTGGCCGCTTCATCCCGGGGGCCGGCGCCTGAACCGGGAGGGTCTGCGCGGCGGGGACGGAAGGCGGCAGGGGTTCCGGGCGGGCCTCGGGAACCGGCGCGTGCTCCGCATCGGGGCCGGCGGCCGCTGGCGCCGCGGCTTCCGAGAGGGGTGCGTGGGTCTCGACCTTCCGAGGGGCGGGTGGTGGCGGCGCAACCGCGGCGGGAACGACCTCCGAGCGAACGGGTTCGGGGGCCGGAGGCGCCACGGGCGGTGCGGTCTTCTCCGCCTCGGGCTCGGGAGCGGGGGGCGGAACGGGCGCGGCGGGCTTGGCCGGCGGGAGTTTGGCGCCGATGGAGGACGCGGGCCGGTGCAGGATGGGCACCATGGACCGCGGCTTGGGCGGCGGAGGCGGCTCCGGGGCGGGAGCCTTGGGAGCGGGCGCCTGCTTGGCGTGCGCGGGCGACGGTTTCACCGCCGAGGGCCGTGCTGCCGCGGGGCTTTGAGCCTGCGGCGGGGCCGCCTTGGAGGGGGCGGCCTTCGCGGTCTTGGCGGGCGGGGACGCCGCGGGCTTCTTCTTCTGCTTCAGGAGGTCCAGGACCTCCTCGTCCACGGAGCTGAAGTTGGAGGAGGCCTCCACCCCCCTTGCCTGCAGGTCTTGCAGAAGGGTGGCGGCCGGCACCCCGATCCT carries:
- a CDS encoding translation initiation factor IF-2 N-terminal domain-containing protein gives rise to the protein MAKVRIYELAKRIGVPAATLLQDLQARGVEASSNFSSVDEEVLDLLKQKKKPAASPPAKTAKAAPSKAAPPQAQSPAAARPSAVKPSPAHAKQAPAPKAPAPEPPPPPKPRSMVPILHRPASSIGAKLPPAKPAAPVPPPAPEPEAEKTAPPVAPPAPEPVRSEVVPAAVAPPPPAPRKVETHAPLSEAAAPAAAGPDAEHAPVPEARPEPLPPSVPAAQTLPVQAPAPGMKRPPMLHTRPFPPPAARPVPAAPP